A DNA window from Sylvia atricapilla isolate bSylAtr1 chromosome 6, bSylAtr1.pri, whole genome shotgun sequence contains the following coding sequences:
- the C6H11orf96 gene encoding LOW QUALITY PROTEIN: uncharacterized protein C11orf96 homolog (The sequence of the model RefSeq protein was modified relative to this genomic sequence to represent the inferred CDS: inserted 1 base in 1 codon), producing MLPRGSAGLYSGAGAPAAGTLLRQRGSGAAHRAPVLALLRLSAPXPLRTAPQRAAPHRSPRRAPLRTARLSGRRRSAPLRTEPHRPAGPVPAPPPLPAGAPAPGTAEAARPAPPAPAPAEGSPAGGRMAAKPAELMGICSSYQAVMPHFVCVAQEFPPPARPANTPKGKLRRPRQSRFKTQPVTFDEIQEVEEEGVSPMEEEKAKKSFLQSLECLRRSTQNLCLQRDRLGSCRLRNSLDSSDSDSAL from the exons ATGCTCCCGCGGGGCTCCGCCGGCCTATAtagcggggccggggcgccgGCGGCAGGGACTCTGCTGAGGCAGCGGGGGAGCGGCGCTGCGCACCGCGCTCCGGTCCTCGCCCTCCTGCGCCTCTCCGCGC CTCCGCTCCGCACGGCACCGCAGCGCGCCGCTCCACACCGCTCCCCGCGCCGCGCTCCGCTCCGCACCGCGCGTCTCTCCGGCCGGCGGCGGTCCGCACCGCTCCGCACGGAACCGCACCGCCCCGCGGGGCCCGTCCctgccccgccgccgctgcccgccggaGCCCCGGCGCCCGGCACGGCCGAGGCAGcgcgccccgctccgccggccccggcccccgcggAGGGCTCTCCCGCGGGCGGCAGGATGGCCGCGAAGCCGGCCGAGCTCATGGGCATCTGCTCCAGCTACCAGGCGGTGATGCCGCACTTCGTCTGCGTGGCCCAGGAGttcccgccgcccgcccgccccgccaATACCCCCAAGGGCAAGCTGCGGCGGCCGCGGCAGTCGCGCTTCAAGACGCAGCCGGTGACTTTCGACGAGATccaggaggtggaggaggagggggtgTCCCccatggaggaggagaaggccAAGAAGTCCTTCCTGCAGTCGCTGGAGTGCCTGCGGCGGAGCACCCAGAACCTCTGCCTCCAGCGGGACCGCCTGGGCAGCTGCCGCCTCCGCAACAGCCTCGACTCCAGCGACTCGGACTCGGCCCTCTGA